A DNA window from Eremothecium cymbalariae DBVPG#7215 chromosome 3, complete sequence contains the following coding sequences:
- a CDS encoding cruciform cutting endonuclease (similar to Ashbya gossypii ADR157W), translating to MKGAVAKTLQQYTALTDARTLKKLAVALGSSCSGNKSDIRLGLERQIPVLKSISDIRNSKNAVNITAIDMGTSNFAYCTFQWKKDSDIPVLINWNKIKLSDLHKDMKPPVYSRTLPNSPEFTGKLVNLLVKHLTQENSDAFFIERQRARTMGSSAIAEPILKINILEHMLYAGLLNKLAIRNVTEGSKYIVKSSYPRTMVDYWCSLVPITKGSEEKFGSVASDDSDVLEHEEVKGKTRGLSFSKKLRIALVRSLIYDQVYVPEGPQFHKLALSDDIRAKFENYSGNREKLNLCKALEIIDNEERRLDDTKTKSIRYKAGSIKNKNDDLSDALLHGLAWVDWTKNYQDIVNFINVASKESPNALKEFKIFTGFIKYRQKCFSESCITVDI from the coding sequence ATGAAAGGAGCTGTAGCCAAGACTCTACAACAATATACTGCATTGACTGATGCCAGAACTCTGAAAAAGCTTGCTGTGGCTCTAGGTTCCAGTTGTTCCGGTAACAAGAGTGATATAAGGCTTGGGCTTGAAAGGCAAATTCCAGTGCTTAAATCCATAAGTGATATAAGGAACAGTAAGAATGCTGTGAATATCACTGCCATTGATATGGGTACGTCAAATTTTGCTTACTGTACTTTTCAATGGAAGAAGGATTCTGATATACCAGTTCTTATTAATTGGAATAAGATCAAACTATCAGATCTACACAAAGACATGAAACCACCGGTATATTCTCGTACGCTACCAAATTCACCTGAGTTCACCGGGAAGTTGGTAAATTTATTAGTGAAGCATCTTACGCAAGAGAATTCAGATGCGTTTTTCATCGAGAGGCAAAGAGCGCGAACAATGGGGTCTAGTGCTATAGCAGAACCTATCCTCAAGATTAACATTCTTGAACATATGTTATACGCAGGGTTGTTAAATAAGCTGGCGATCAGGAATGTGACAGAGGgatcaaaatatattgtGAAGTCCTCCTATCCAAGGACCATGGTAGACTATTGGTGCTCGCTGGTTCCTATTACGAAAGGGTCAGAAGAGAAATTTGGTTCAGTTGCTTCAGATGACTCAGACGTTCTAGAGCATGAGGAAGTCAAAGGGAAAACGCGCGGACTGTCATTTTCTAAGAAACTAAGGATTGCACTAGTGAGATCACTAATATATGATCAAGTGTATGTACCCGAAGGGCCCCAGTTCCACAAGTTGGCTCTCTCTGATGATATACGTGCGaagtttgaaaattatAGTGGAAACCGTGAGAAGCTAAACCTCTGTAAAGCATTGGAAATCattgataatgaagaacgTAGATTAGATGATACGAAGACAAAATCAATTCGATATAAAGCCGGATCtattaaaaataagaaTGATGACTTATCTGATGCTTTGTTGCACGGTTTGGCCTGGGTTGACTGGACCaaaaattatcaagatATCgtaaattttattaatgtAGCAAGCAAAGAAAGCCCTAATGCTCTAAAAGAGTTCAAGATTTTCACTGGATTTATTAAGTATAGACAAAAATGCTTTTCAGAAAGTTGTATAACGGTCGATATATAA
- a CDS encoding uncharacterized protein (similar to Saccharomyces cerevisiae YMR090W) → MAKKIAVIGARGGVGRLIMKKLVESDDFTPFPFVRKREQLEELEKECGVKGTCKNIEDSSVEEIAELIKGCDALVFTAGQGGKGPVERIFSVDLDGAIKATEACEMAGVKQLVIVSALGTDNRKLWEETGLRYYFIAKKSADVSLETSTLDYTILQPGALLSGEKGTGLYTLPDEVESKAAIHYAVEREDVAAAIFYSLSHPQAVKRKRIPLVNGDRSISELIAAL, encoded by the coding sequence ATGGCTAAGAAGATTGCTGTAATTGGTGCGAGAGGAGGCGTTGGACGGTTAATtatgaagaaattggttGAATCAGATGATTTTACTCCCTTTCCATTTGTTAGAAAAAGGGAGCAGCTTGAAGAACTGGAGAAAGAATGTGGTGTTAAAGGAACTTGTAAGAACATTGAAGACTCTAGTGTGGAGGAAATTGCTGAGCTGATTAAGGGTTGTGATGCGCTAGTTTTCACTGCTGGTCAGGGAGGTAAAGGACCCGTGGAACGTATATTTAGTGTTGATTTGGATGGTGCTATAAAGGCAACCGAGGCGTGCGAGATGGCTGGAGTCAAGCAGCTCGTCATAGTTTCAGCATTGGGGACTGATAATAGGAAGTTGTGGGAGGAAACTGGCCTAAGGTATTATTTCATTGCAAAAAAGAGCGCTGATGTGAGCTTGGAGACTTCGACTCTAGACTACACCATTCTGCAGCCTGGAGCATTGTTATCGGGTGAGAAGGGTACCGGTCTGTATACTTTACCtgatgaagttgaaagCAAGGCTGCTATCCATTACGCTGTTGAGAGGGAAGacgttgctgctgcaattTTTTACTCGTTGTCGCACCCTCAAGCTGTCAAGCGCAAGAGAATCCCACTGGTTAACGGGGACAGATCAATCTCGGAGCTCATTGCAGCATTATAA
- the SEC11 gene encoding signal peptidase complex catalytic subunit SEC11 (similar to Ashbya gossypii ADR158W) produces the protein MNLRLQLTKFLNLCFMLASAFMFWKGLSIFTNSHSPIVVVLSGSMEPAFQRGDILFLWNRNVYNRVGDIVVYEVDDKSIPIVHRVVREHRNEATGKQLLLTKGDNNVADDISLYSKRQVYLQKDKDIVGTVKGYLPKLGYVTILVSENKYAKFALMAILGISSLLSNE, from the coding sequence ATGAATTTAAGGCTACAATTGACgaaatttttgaatctATGTTTCATGTTAGCTAGTGCATTTATGTTTTGGAAAGGTCTATCCATTTTCACAAATTCACACTCCCCAATTGTCGTGGTATTATCTGGATCTATGGAACCTGCATTCCAAAGAGGTGATATCTTATTTCTGTGGAATCGAAACGTATATAATAGGGTTGGTGACATTGTTGTATATGAAGTAGACGACAAGAGCATTCCAATTGTTCATAGGGTAGTGCGTGAACATCGTAATGAGGCCACCGGGAAACAATTATTATTGACCAAGGGTGATAATAATGTTGCAGACGATATCTCCTTATATTCGAAAAGGCAGGTTTACTTACAAAAAGACAAGGATATAGTTGGTACAGTGAAGGGGTATTTACCCAAATTAGGTTACGTCACCATATTAGTGAGTGAGAACAAGTATGCAAAGTTTGCTTTGATGGCGATACTGGGAATTAGTTCGCTGCTAAGTAATGAATGA
- the PRP40 gene encoding snoRNA-splicing protein PRP40 (similar to Ashbya gossypii ADR159C), translating into MTDWKETIDPEGRVYYYNSKGETTWHKPKEMEVVLDAILLKQGWKVASTEDGKVYYYNKNTNESTWELPVVREEKKDEGGEKNEEGKEKRKVEKNEEAAEKEETNAQIDLLLNTKDKYNNQSKVLNVKVENSLQAAEKFFLQMLKDHQVDSTWSFNGIISELSCKDPRYWCVDDDPLWKQSMFEKYLTTRTQDQLLKEHAAVSKFKDAFVSMLKGRKDIYYYTRWQTARRLIANEPIYKHSVVSEKIKKQTFEEYLGQLLNDYKSSHEKTRGLALQELRQYLQTIITDKSSIITWAELEKQYLFTNSRFLANKHFEALEKVDILKEYIDLVIKYTSDYDKEIELLSQSNYTDDRIARDNFKELLQEHKPKIRCTTKWNNIYPIIKNDQRFLNMLGRNGSNALDLFLDQVDEHRLTINAQCSIAQQILIDEQFQWDEEDPVAEKPRLLALIKDKDQFKQVDELDLNIIVDELAKARQQKLEEERQRLQRLKEQRKQYFALMLQRVFHQLQQLPATWEEAKEHVRSFPEYQAMEDDEATMSQVFIDVSNDFTLLPAGIRTSKGTRKRPLASTLELDY; encoded by the coding sequence ATGACCGATTGGAAGGAAACTATTGACCCTGAGGGTCGAGTGTATTACTATAATTCTAAAGGGGAGACGACATGGCATAAGCCTAAAGAGATGGAGGTGGTTCTCGATGCAATACTGCTGAAGCAAGGCTGGAAAGTGGCCTCTACAGAGGACGGTAAAGTGTATTACTACAATAAAAATACCAATGAGAGTACGTGGGAACTTCCAGTAGTTAGagaggagaagaaggatgaaGGTGGGGAGAAGAATGAAGAGGGGAAGGAGAAAAGGAAGGTTGAAAAGAACGAAGAGGCAGCTGAAAAGGAGGAAACGAATGCTCAAATTGATCTACTTTTGAACACGAAGGACAAATATAACAATCAATCGAAGGTATTAAACGTGAAGGTGGAGAATAGTCTTCAGGCGGCGGAGAAATTTTTTCTGCAGATGTTGAAAGATCATCAAGTGGATTCTACGTGGTCATTTAATGGGATTATCTCAGAGTTGAGTTGCAAGGATCCACGGTATTGGTGTGTTGATGACGATCCACTTTGGAAGCAGAGCATGtttgagaaatatttgactACTAGAACGCAGGATCAGTTGCTTAAGGAACATGCTGCAGTCAGTAAATTTAAGGACGCGTTTGTGAGTATGCTGAAAGGAAgaaaagatatttattaCTATACAAGGTGGCAGACTGCAAGACGACTAATTGCAAATGAACCGATATACAAGCATTCGGTGGTAAGTGAAAAGATTAAGAAAcaaacttttgaagagtATTTAGGACAGCTTCTGAATGATTATAAATCTAGTCACGAAAAGACACGGGGGTTAGCACTACAAGAGTTAAGACAATATTTGCAGACGATTATAACCGATAAATCTTCCATTATCACTTGGGCAGAGTTAGAAAAACAGTACTTATTCACCAATTCAAGGTTTCTGGCCAACAAGCACTTTGAAGCTTTAGAGAAGGTAGATATCTTAAAAGAATACATTGATCTAGTGATTAAGTATACTTCTGATTATGATAAAGAAATAGAGCTGCTATCCCAGTCTAATTATACAGATGACAGAATTGCTCGAGACAACTTCAAGGAACTGTTACAAGAGCATAAGCCCAAAATTCGATGTACCACTAAATGGAACAATATATATCCAATAATCAAGAATGATCAAAGATTCCTAAATATGCTTGGTCGAAATGGTTCCAATGCGCTGGATTTGTTTCTTGATCAGGTGGATGAGCATAGGCTGACCATTAATGCACAATGTTCGATTGCCCAACAGATACTGATTGACGAGCAATTCCAGTGGGACGAAGAAGATCCGGTGGCGGAAAAACCTAGGCTCCTCGCTTTAATTAAAGACAAGGACCAGTTTAAGCAGGTTGATGAACTTGATCTAAATATCATTGTTGATGAGCTCGCTAAGGCCCGTcaacaaaaacttgaagaagagCGCCAGCGCTTACAGAGACTAAAAGAACAAAGGAAACAGTACTTTGCCCTAATGCTTCAGAGGGTGTTTCACCAACTCCAACAGTTACCCGCGACTTGGGAAGAAGCCAAAGAACACGTACGATCCTTCCCAGAGTACCAGGCTatggaagatgatgaagctACTATGAGTCAAGTTTTTATAGATGTTAGCAATGACTTCACATTGTTGCCTGCCGGAATCAGAACATCAAAAGGTACTAGGAAAAGACCTCTTGCTTCGACATTAGAGTTGGACTACTGA